Proteins encoded in a region of the Paenibacillus wynnii genome:
- the tnpA gene encoding IS200/IS605 family transposase — MELDSNNHSVFSLHFHLILVVKYRRNVIGDEVSNRLKEIFEYIQPNYNITLQEWNHDKDHVHVLMKTHPNTDISKFLNAYKSASSRLIKKEFPDIRKQLWKEYFWSRSFCLITTGGAPIDVIKKYIETQGKK, encoded by the coding sequence ATGGAGTTAGACTCTAATAACCATTCAGTGTTCTCACTTCATTTTCATCTTATTCTAGTCGTGAAGTATCGTAGAAATGTAATAGGCGATGAAGTATCGAATAGGCTGAAGGAGATATTCGAGTATATTCAGCCCAATTACAATATCACCCTCCAAGAATGGAATCATGACAAGGATCATGTGCACGTTCTTATGAAGACACATCCCAATACCGACATTTCCAAATTCCTCAACGCTTATAAAAGTGCTTCCTCTCGACTTATCAAGAAGGAATTCCCAGATATTCGTAAACAACTGTGGAAGGAGTATTTCTGGTCGAGAAGTTTTTGCCTAATAACTACGGGTGGAGCGCCTATTGATGTAATCAAAAAGTATATTGAAACTCAAGGTAAGAAATGA
- a CDS encoding LamG-like jellyroll fold domain-containing protein encodes MDKRTVRNLTLFILVLVLLLPSTVLGKNGDKSAGQPNNSNSNKPYQDHQGEPPVFQNVSVHDPSIVKEGDTFYVFGSHIEAAKSTDLMNWTRFTNGYTTPGNVIFGDLSKNLAGSFAWAGENDSDSKGGFSVWAPDVFWNKDYINKDGSKGAYMMYYSASSTYMRSDIGFAVASKIEGPYTYGDTLIYSGFTKEAAYDNNSVINKKWTNTNIQKLVDNGTVAGARPEWFNANGSFNNEMFPNAIDSTLFYDKNGKLWMTYGSWSGGIFVLEIDKSNGEAIYPGKDGTTADGRLIDRYFGTKISGGYYKSGEGPYIRYDKNTDYYYLYVTYGGLGADGGYNMRQFRSKSPDGPYLDAQGQNAVLPANTDNALYGNKLMGNFLFDRKVGDPGTGIGTGYVSPGHNSVYIDPATGQQFLIFHSRFPLTGEMHEVRVHQMFMNSDGWPVVAPYRYAGETLDKVNTQDLVGEYKFIRHVKDNSAVIRNSVNIRLNKDATISGDATGTWEKSGKNQAVITVGGITYKGVFVRLWDPTSERYVMIFTALSHEGVSIWGSQTQGKTDTEVVADVAADLRLGDTGNIISNLTLPTEGTSHTTITWKSSNASVVTDTGIITRPEAGAEKVTATLTATITKGSVTETKLFIITVLPYKSAGLMAQYSFEDNLNEGTGHFGAGAVTGNRIDNTGGTITYVEGKSGKASVFNGASGVRLPNGLISSNTYSVAIWLKPEELTNFTTTFFGARDTNNWLSLVPKGPIADETMLWSGSARWYDAATGLTIRPGEWTHLAFSVDNGVIKVYVNGAEKFTGTNFPNLFTTTDASFSLGVNWWDIPYKGLIDELRIYEGALSPSEVLNLVK; translated from the coding sequence ATGGATAAACGTACGGTGCGTAATTTAACACTTTTTATATTGGTTCTGGTCTTATTGCTTCCTAGTACGGTTCTTGGTAAAAATGGAGATAAATCAGCGGGCCAACCTAATAATAGTAATAGCAATAAGCCTTATCAGGATCACCAGGGAGAACCTCCGGTCTTCCAAAATGTATCGGTTCATGACCCTTCGATTGTAAAAGAGGGAGATACGTTCTATGTATTTGGCTCCCACATTGAGGCTGCCAAGTCAACGGACTTAATGAACTGGACGCGATTCACGAATGGGTATACTACACCCGGCAATGTGATTTTCGGGGATCTTTCGAAGAACCTGGCGGGGTCTTTTGCTTGGGCGGGAGAGAATGACTCCGATAGCAAAGGCGGATTCTCCGTGTGGGCTCCAGATGTATTCTGGAATAAGGACTACATTAATAAAGATGGGTCCAAGGGTGCTTACATGATGTATTACAGCGCCTCCTCAACGTATATGCGTTCCGACATTGGATTCGCAGTAGCCAGCAAGATTGAGGGACCCTACACCTACGGGGACACTCTTATATATTCTGGTTTTACCAAAGAAGCAGCTTATGACAACAACAGCGTAATAAACAAGAAATGGACGAATACGAATATTCAAAAGCTGGTGGATAACGGTACGGTGGCTGGCGCAAGACCTGAATGGTTCAATGCCAATGGATCTTTTAACAATGAGATGTTTCCCAACGCGATCGACTCCACGCTGTTTTATGATAAGAACGGCAAGCTGTGGATGACTTACGGATCCTGGTCCGGCGGAATCTTCGTGCTTGAGATCGATAAGTCTAATGGAGAAGCCATCTATCCTGGGAAAGATGGAACAACGGCGGATGGCAGACTGATTGACCGGTATTTTGGAACCAAAATTTCCGGTGGATATTATAAATCAGGTGAGGGCCCGTACATCAGATACGATAAGAATACGGACTATTACTACTTATATGTAACCTATGGAGGGTTAGGTGCAGACGGCGGTTATAACATGAGACAGTTCCGATCGAAGTCCCCAGATGGCCCTTATTTGGATGCACAAGGACAAAATGCAGTCCTGCCCGCAAATACGGATAATGCACTGTACGGTAACAAACTGATGGGCAATTTTCTTTTTGACAGAAAAGTAGGTGACCCTGGTACAGGTATCGGTACGGGCTATGTCTCGCCAGGACATAACTCCGTTTATATAGATCCTGCGACAGGCCAACAGTTCCTGATCTTCCATTCACGCTTCCCGCTAACGGGTGAGATGCATGAGGTTCGGGTTCATCAAATGTTTATGAATTCGGACGGTTGGCCTGTAGTGGCCCCTTATAGATATGCTGGGGAAACATTGGATAAGGTGAACACACAGGATTTGGTGGGTGAGTATAAATTCATTCGCCATGTTAAAGACAACTCCGCTGTAATTAGAAATTCTGTAAATATTCGATTGAATAAGGATGCTACTATATCCGGTGATGCAACAGGAACGTGGGAAAAGAGTGGCAAGAACCAAGCGGTAATTACCGTAGGTGGAATCACCTATAAGGGTGTGTTTGTACGTCTTTGGGATCCAACCTCAGAGCGGTATGTAATGATATTTACAGCGCTGTCTCACGAAGGAGTATCCATCTGGGGGAGTCAAACACAGGGTAAAACAGATACGGAGGTCGTGGCTGATGTTGCCGCCGATCTTAGACTGGGAGATACCGGCAATATAATCTCTAATCTTACACTCCCTACCGAGGGCACGTCACATACTACGATTACCTGGAAAAGCTCGAATGCCAGTGTAGTCACCGATACAGGTATCATTACTCGTCCTGAGGCAGGTGCCGAGAAGGTAACGGCTACACTTACGGCGACGATAACCAAAGGCAGTGTGACCGAGACCAAATTATTTATCATTACTGTGCTTCCTTATAAAAGTGCAGGGTTAATGGCGCAATATTCGTTTGAGGACAACTTAAATGAAGGTACGGGTCATTTCGGTGCCGGTGCTGTGACTGGAAACCGGATTGACAATACAGGAGGCACTATCACTTACGTGGAAGGGAAGAGCGGCAAAGCATCCGTATTTAATGGAGCTTCAGGGGTTCGGTTGCCAAATGGGCTAATCTCGAGCAATACCTATTCGGTAGCTATATGGTTGAAGCCTGAGGAATTAACGAACTTCACGACAACTTTCTTTGGTGCAAGAGACACCAACAACTGGTTAAGTCTCGTTCCTAAAGGACCGATAGCCGATGAAACGATGCTGTGGTCCGGCAGCGCCCGCTGGTATGATGCGGCTACAGGCCTGACCATTAGACCTGGAGAATGGACTCATCTGGCGTTCTCTGTGGATAACGGGGTAATTAAGGTGTACGTCAACGGCGCAGAGAAGTTTACAGGCACCAATTTCCCGAATCTCTTCACAACTACGGATGCCAGCTTCAGTCTGGGTGTGAACTGGTGGGATATCCCTTACAAGGGTTTGATCGATGAGTTACGGATTTATGAAGGGGCCCTGTCACCTTCCGAAGTGTTGAATTTAGTGAAATAG
- a CDS encoding NAD(P)/FAD-dependent oxidoreductase yields MGELTCLVIGGGYAGIHAVQAIRKSFKSEEDKRTVRLILMDKNPYHLRKVLLFRPAVGDEDITVPLTDLFPEGVELIQGAVTYIESTEKNLRYEDAAGAEHRMNYDILVVALGSVLRQPEPWQGGMALASIDHARKIREAWRANLKKAVGETNVHERKKLMSIAVAGAGISGIETSAELAHYVREDAEALGLDPGEAKITLFNANPRLFPEGPAKVGVRLEDSLHSNGVTLSHGSKVVQEELGTLTLSSGETISVGMCIWTLGLLPHPLLQSIGLPVDSEGYVVIDASYRVQGTQGIYSIGDCARVVDPVSGRVDGKTCKEAIAQAARLGKVILADITGRSAPTHKGFMDFFCFGLGPGIGMAWTHKWGVDIIFTGRLGSKLRKFTWDSASLIK; encoded by the coding sequence ATGGGAGAGTTGACATGCTTGGTCATTGGGGGGGGTTATGCCGGTATTCATGCGGTTCAAGCCATCCGGAAATCATTTAAGAGTGAAGAAGATAAACGAACCGTTCGACTGATTCTAATGGATAAGAACCCTTATCACCTTCGAAAAGTACTGCTTTTTAGACCCGCAGTCGGAGACGAAGATATTACGGTCCCGCTGACCGACCTGTTTCCCGAAGGAGTCGAGCTCATTCAGGGTGCTGTTACCTATATTGAATCGACAGAAAAAAATCTGCGGTATGAGGATGCCGCAGGAGCTGAGCATCGAATGAACTATGACATTCTTGTTGTAGCTTTGGGCAGCGTTTTGCGGCAACCGGAACCATGGCAGGGGGGAATGGCATTGGCGAGTATAGATCATGCGAGGAAGATCCGAGAGGCGTGGCGGGCTAATTTGAAGAAGGCAGTTGGGGAAACCAATGTACATGAACGTAAGAAATTAATGAGCATTGCGGTTGCAGGAGCAGGGATTAGCGGCATCGAAACCTCTGCCGAATTGGCGCATTATGTGCGTGAAGATGCTGAAGCTCTGGGACTGGATCCGGGCGAAGCAAAGATTACCTTATTCAATGCTAACCCGAGGCTATTTCCGGAAGGTCCGGCCAAAGTAGGGGTTAGATTGGAAGACTCACTTCATTCTAATGGGGTGACCCTCTCGCACGGGAGCAAGGTGGTGCAGGAGGAATTGGGGACATTGACCTTGTCTAGCGGTGAGACGATATCTGTAGGTATGTGTATCTGGACGCTTGGGTTGTTACCCCATCCTTTGCTGCAAAGCATCGGTCTGCCTGTCGATTCGGAAGGATATGTTGTCATAGATGCAAGCTACCGAGTGCAGGGAACCCAGGGTATATACAGTATTGGGGATTGTGCGCGGGTCGTTGACCCGGTTAGCGGACGGGTGGACGGAAAGACCTGTAAGGAAGCAATAGCTCAGGCCGCAAGGCTGGGAAAGGTAATATTAGCGGATATTACGGGGCGCTCCGCACCTACACATAAGGGGTTTATGGACTTTTTCTGTTTTGGCTTAGGACCGGGGATCGGGATGGCGTGGACACATAAGTGGGGGGTAGATATTATTTTTACGGGAAGGTTGGGCTCCAAATTGAGAAAATTTACATGGGACTCTGCAAGTTTGATAAAATAA
- a CDS encoding LLM class flavin-dependent oxidoreductase encodes MEIGVSTFVETTPDVQTGKTMSHAQRLREVVEEIVLADQVGLDVFGVGEHHRRDYAASSPAVLLAAAASQTKRIRLTSAVTVLSSADPVRVFQDFATLDGISNGRAEIMAGRGSFIESFPLFGYDLDDYDELFDEKLELLLKLRESEKVTWEGGHRPAINKLGVYPRPVQNPLPVWIGSGGNRESVIRAGLLGLPLVLAIIGGSPTQFAHLVQLYKKAAEQAGHDASLLTVASHSHGFIAEDTQLAADRFFPSTQASMNVIGRERGWGHYNRSTYDAARSLEGALYVGDPETVAQKIIHLRKNVGITRFFLHVPLGTMPHEDVMRAIELLGTEVAPRVREEIARWESESI; translated from the coding sequence TTGGAGATAGGTGTGAGTACTTTTGTAGAAACAACACCGGACGTCCAAACCGGCAAGACCATGAGTCATGCGCAGCGTTTGCGTGAGGTCGTGGAGGAGATTGTTCTCGCAGATCAGGTGGGGTTGGATGTATTTGGTGTAGGTGAGCATCATCGCAGAGATTATGCGGCATCCTCTCCTGCAGTCCTGTTGGCTGCAGCTGCATCACAGACGAAACGGATAAGACTTACAAGTGCAGTAACGGTACTTTCTTCTGCGGACCCGGTTCGTGTGTTTCAGGACTTTGCTACGCTTGACGGGATTTCGAACGGTCGTGCAGAGATTATGGCGGGCCGCGGTTCTTTTATCGAATCTTTCCCGCTGTTCGGGTATGATTTGGATGATTATGATGAATTGTTTGATGAGAAGCTGGAGCTGCTATTGAAGCTGCGGGAGTCTGAGAAAGTAACCTGGGAGGGCGGGCATCGACCGGCCATTAACAAACTGGGTGTCTATCCACGCCCGGTTCAGAATCCATTGCCGGTGTGGATTGGCAGCGGGGGGAATAGGGAATCTGTGATTCGGGCAGGCCTGCTCGGGCTGCCTCTGGTTCTAGCCATAATAGGTGGGAGCCCAACCCAATTCGCACACCTCGTCCAGCTCTATAAAAAAGCTGCCGAGCAAGCAGGTCATGATGCATCCCTACTGACGGTTGCCTCTCATTCACACGGTTTCATTGCAGAGGATACCCAGCTTGCGGCTGATCGGTTCTTTCCCTCCACACAGGCCAGTATGAATGTAATTGGGCGGGAGCGGGGCTGGGGGCATTACAACCGCTCCACTTACGATGCCGCTCGCAGCTTGGAAGGGGCGCTGTACGTAGGCGATCCTGAGACCGTTGCGCAAAAAATCATTCATCTTCGCAAAAATGTAGGGATTACCCGCTTCTTCCTGCATGTTCCGCTCGGCACTATGCCCCATGAGGATGTAATGAGGGCCATTGAGCTGCTCGGGACCGAAGTGGCGCCGCGCGTTCGCGAGGAAATAGCTAGGTGGGAGTCAGAATCAATATAA
- a CDS encoding zinc-binding dehydrogenase, with product MTIMKAVVLTKPGAPDTLTVVSDQPIPKPKAGEIRVRVHAVGLNPVDYKLAMNGHPRWEYPFIPGVDVAGVVDEVGEGVSQWYIGDRVVYHGDFTKPGGFAEYSITTAHTVAAIPDGISFEDAAAFPCAGLTAYQAILRKMHMRPGQSILIHAGSGGVGGYAIQLAKLCGASTIITTASPQNEEYVRGLGADIVIDYNTEEVYARVMSVTDGQGVDLILNSVNRATAQKDLSILSFGGQLACIAGAPETVADFQPSTKTFTIHKLMLGGAHGSGNRKEEEDLPVMMEHFLSLMLEKKIDPLVKQVISLDEIPYGLKRLSEKHVQGKIVAQIS from the coding sequence ATGACTATTATGAAAGCAGTAGTACTCACAAAGCCAGGAGCACCGGATACTTTAACTGTTGTGTCTGATCAACCGATTCCGAAGCCGAAGGCAGGTGAGATACGTGTTCGTGTTCATGCCGTGGGCCTTAATCCGGTTGATTATAAGCTGGCCATGAACGGTCATCCTCGCTGGGAGTATCCATTTATTCCAGGTGTTGATGTTGCCGGGGTTGTGGACGAAGTGGGCGAGGGAGTCTCGCAATGGTATATCGGGGATCGGGTCGTTTATCACGGTGATTTCACAAAACCCGGCGGCTTTGCGGAATATAGCATAACTACGGCTCATACTGTCGCGGCTATTCCAGACGGAATTTCCTTTGAAGACGCTGCGGCATTTCCGTGTGCCGGATTAACCGCTTATCAAGCCATCCTGCGTAAAATGCATATGAGACCGGGGCAGTCCATTCTCATCCATGCCGGCAGCGGCGGAGTTGGCGGTTATGCTATTCAGCTGGCTAAGCTGTGCGGTGCTTCTACAATTATAACGACTGCATCTCCTCAAAATGAGGAATACGTCCGGGGGCTAGGAGCCGATATCGTGATTGACTACAATACGGAGGAGGTATATGCCAGAGTGATGTCCGTGACTGACGGGCAAGGCGTTGATCTTATCCTTAACTCGGTTAACCGGGCTACAGCCCAAAAAGACTTGTCCATTCTCTCCTTTGGAGGTCAGCTAGCTTGTATCGCCGGTGCTCCTGAGACGGTAGCAGATTTTCAACCCTCTACCAAGACCTTCACCATTCATAAGCTGATGCTTGGCGGTGCACATGGTTCCGGCAATCGGAAGGAAGAAGAGGATCTACCCGTGATGATGGAGCACTTCTTATCTCTGATGTTAGAGAAGAAGATAGATCCTCTGGTAAAGCAGGTTATTTCTTTAGATGAAATTCCTTATGGGTTGAAGCGGTTGTCAGAGAAGCATGTGCAGGGTAAAATTGTAGCGCAGATTTCCTAG
- the sigJ gene encoding RNA polymerase sigma factor SigJ produces MQELYEQYRALLFTLAYQLTGSASDAEDVLQDVFLKLYDVQQERLIEPKAYLCKMVTNRSLDLLKSARKQREQYYGEWLPEPICTEGDDSLEMVVRGQLLSYAMLVLLERLSPAERSVFVLREALGFEYLEIAGLVGKSEANCRKLFSRARGKMGITLEEPIQAEAAGEVWVSRFLSALERGDVNSVVSMLAEDVVLISDGGGKAFAAVHPVESRDRVLRFLLGLVRKAPQNDGMVMEMREINGQTGLVFRSGEIIQTVALMLVEGNLIRNLYFVRNSDKLGRI; encoded by the coding sequence ATGCAAGAGTTGTATGAGCAGTACAGAGCGCTACTTTTTACTCTTGCCTATCAGTTGACGGGGTCCGCCTCCGATGCAGAGGATGTCCTGCAGGATGTATTCTTGAAGCTGTATGATGTACAGCAGGAGCGTTTAATTGAACCGAAGGCCTACCTGTGCAAAATGGTAACGAACCGCAGCTTGGATTTGCTGAAATCGGCTCGCAAGCAACGTGAACAGTATTACGGTGAATGGCTCCCCGAGCCTATTTGTACGGAAGGGGATGATTCGCTTGAGATGGTTGTTCGCGGTCAGCTGTTGTCTTACGCTATGCTCGTATTACTCGAAAGGCTGTCTCCTGCAGAACGGTCGGTATTCGTGCTTCGTGAGGCTTTGGGCTTTGAATACTTGGAGATTGCCGGGCTCGTTGGTAAAAGTGAAGCGAATTGCCGCAAGCTGTTCAGCCGTGCGAGAGGGAAAATGGGGATTACTCTTGAAGAGCCTATTCAAGCTGAAGCGGCGGGTGAAGTTTGGGTGAGTCGCTTCCTTTCGGCTCTTGAACGGGGAGATGTGAATTCGGTTGTATCTATGCTTGCAGAAGATGTCGTGTTGATCTCTGATGGAGGGGGCAAGGCGTTCGCTGCTGTTCATCCTGTGGAATCACGGGATCGGGTCTTGCGTTTTCTGCTTGGTCTTGTTCGTAAGGCACCCCAGAATGATGGCATGGTTATGGAAATGAGGGAGATCAATGGGCAAACAGGACTGGTGTTCCGTTCAGGCGAAATCATCCAGACCGTAGCACTTATGCTTGTTGAGGGTAACTTGATTCGCAACTTATATTTTGTTAGGAATTCCGATAAGTTGGGCAGAATATAG
- a CDS encoding ice-binding family protein: MYSRNSKRALVWIVSLCLIFSSFGFVSAASTNDVKGHWAEAVINNWLNEGFITGYEDGTFRPEAKVTRQELTAFVNRSFSFKQLGPIQFTDVVKTDWAYADMSKAKAAGYINGYEDGTFRPRTEISRQEVAVIVSNLLGLGSSTSANSYMDAKDSPAWSKSAIGAVKDRGIMGGYPDGTFRPEQSVTRAEAVVLLDRALKSKTPSINTTTYDKAGTYGPLTGVQVIEGNVVISAKDVTLQNMTITGDLLLAESIGQGDVFLKKVTVLGKTTVNGGGENSIFFEDSVLGSVIVNKTNGAVRMVASGSTIVGEVILQSSSTLEETKLTGEGFKNVTLSEIMPDGSKAKLSGSFEAVNVNSNNITMDIPTGSVKTLNMNATSTGSSVNLGNTANVGSLTLDAVVSILGKGTLDKAQFNVSGASVQQTPTTINVAAGISATVDGKPAVTTPIPTPTPTPTPTPTSPTQSYSNTKAITSFDFAGLMPTVGGVINEETKTIALTVPFGTNVTTLTPSILSTGISIVPNSGAIQNFISGVTYTVTAENGTTQTYMVTVTAKSTVVAGANITIPAPASGITAWLAPANTTVFAEAANMTKLVGNGTTSTIVAPTTFGDYQLFLIDSVDSTKVSNSPVGTLTVAIGRPVDLGASGNFVILAKAGVSNNPGSMITGNIGVSPIAATAITGFALTLGSGAPFSTSTQVIGQVFAPDYASPTASNLTTAVSNMETAYTDAAGRASNFTELYSGNISGKTLVPGVYKWGTDVLINSGTDVTLNGGPNDVWIFQIAGGLTQASATKIILSGGAKAENIFWQVADTMAIETSAHFEGIVLGKKAITVGTNASINGRLLSQTAVTLDQNTIVEPASASN; encoded by the coding sequence ATGTATAGTAGAAATAGTAAGAGAGCACTTGTGTGGATCGTATCCTTATGTTTAATTTTTTCATCATTCGGATTCGTATCTGCAGCTAGCACTAATGACGTGAAAGGCCACTGGGCTGAAGCTGTTATTAATAATTGGCTTAATGAGGGTTTTATAACTGGATATGAAGATGGTACATTCAGACCTGAAGCCAAGGTGACTCGTCAGGAACTTACTGCATTTGTAAATAGATCCTTTTCGTTTAAGCAGCTTGGACCCATTCAATTTACAGATGTAGTCAAGACGGATTGGGCTTATGCCGATATGTCAAAGGCTAAGGCGGCAGGATACATCAATGGATATGAGGATGGTACATTCAGACCCAGAACAGAAATTAGCCGCCAAGAAGTAGCGGTTATAGTCTCGAATTTACTAGGGTTGGGAAGCTCTACATCAGCCAACTCGTATATGGATGCAAAAGACAGCCCCGCATGGAGTAAGAGTGCTATAGGAGCTGTTAAAGATCGCGGAATCATGGGCGGTTATCCAGACGGAACCTTCCGTCCTGAGCAATCTGTGACCCGGGCAGAAGCAGTTGTTCTTCTGGATAGAGCATTAAAATCCAAGACTCCAAGCATTAATACGACCACATATGATAAGGCGGGAACCTATGGTCCATTAACTGGAGTTCAGGTAATCGAAGGTAATGTGGTTATCTCTGCTAAGGATGTAACCCTTCAAAATATGACGATCACAGGAGATCTGTTATTGGCTGAAAGTATAGGACAGGGTGATGTATTTCTTAAGAAAGTCACTGTATTAGGGAAAACAACCGTGAATGGCGGCGGTGAGAACAGTATTTTCTTTGAAGACTCTGTTCTTGGTAGTGTAATCGTCAATAAAACAAACGGCGCTGTCCGAATGGTGGCTTCTGGATCTACGATTGTTGGAGAAGTCATCCTGCAATCTAGCAGCACATTAGAAGAAACGAAGTTGACAGGTGAAGGATTTAAAAATGTAACCTTATCTGAAATCATGCCAGATGGATCCAAAGCGAAGTTGAGTGGAAGCTTTGAAGCGGTAAACGTGAATTCAAATAATATAACGATGGACATCCCAACGGGGTCTGTCAAAACATTGAACATGAATGCAACATCTACAGGATCTTCTGTAAATCTAGGGAATACAGCGAATGTGGGGTCACTTACTTTGGATGCTGTAGTCTCTATACTTGGAAAAGGGACCCTAGATAAAGCCCAATTTAATGTGTCGGGTGCTAGTGTTCAACAAACACCTACAACAATAAATGTAGCTGCTGGAATAAGTGCAACAGTGGATGGAAAGCCTGCCGTTACAACACCAATTCCAACACCAACACCTACGCCCACACCGACACCGACATCACCAACACAGAGTTATAGTAATACTAAAGCAATAACTAGTTTTGACTTTGCTGGACTTATGCCTACTGTTGGTGGCGTAATAAACGAGGAAACAAAGACCATTGCTCTGACAGTTCCATTTGGGACAAATGTAACAACATTGACTCCCAGTATCCTAAGCACAGGAATAAGTATAGTGCCTAACTCAGGAGCCATTCAGAACTTTATAAGTGGAGTGACCTATACGGTAACAGCAGAAAATGGTACAACACAAACCTATATGGTTACAGTTACAGCGAAATCAACCGTAGTAGCTGGAGCGAACATCACAATTCCTGCTCCTGCAAGTGGCATTACAGCATGGCTTGCTCCTGCAAATACAACTGTATTTGCCGAGGCAGCTAACATGACGAAACTCGTAGGAAATGGAACAACATCTACAATTGTAGCTCCGACAACATTTGGTGACTACCAATTGTTCTTGATTGATTCAGTGGATTCCACAAAAGTATCAAATTCACCTGTGGGAACATTAACAGTAGCCATAGGCAGACCTGTTGACCTTGGAGCATCTGGTAACTTTGTGATATTAGCAAAAGCAGGAGTTTCTAACAATCCAGGCTCCATGATCACTGGAAATATAGGAGTTAGCCCAATCGCGGCGACTGCGATAACTGGATTTGCTCTAACGTTAGGTAGTGGAGCTCCCTTTTCTACCTCTACACAGGTTATCGGACAAGTATTCGCACCTGATTATGCATCTCCTACCGCTAGTAACCTAACGACAGCAGTAAGCAACATGGAAACTGCGTATACGGATGCTGCAGGACGTGCCTCTAATTTTACAGAGTTATATAGTGGAAATATCAGCGGGAAAACTCTTGTGCCTGGCGTCTATAAGTGGGGTACGGATGTCCTGATAAATTCAGGTACAGATGTTACTCTCAATGGTGGACCCAACGATGTCTGGATCTTTCAGATCGCTGGTGGACTAACACAGGCAAGCGCTACTAAGATTATTCTATCCGGTGGAGCAAAGGCGGAAAATATTTTTTGGCAGGTTGCTGATACAATGGCCATTGAAACGAGTGCTCACTTTGAGGGTATAGTTCTTGGTAAGAAAGCCATCACCGTAGGGACTAATGCCTCTATAAATGGCAGATTATTGTCACAGACTGCCGTTACTTTGGATCAAAATACAATCGTAGAGCCAGCTTCTGCATCCAATTAA
- a CDS encoding guanylate kinase: MWDWLKSPKTSAIRQEPNNQPIETNKMKSSKDKVIVITGMSGSGRKNTAKQLSLLLGIPYVYPYTTRTIRPQERNGEHYHFISDGEFQAMLERKDFFQTVHLERGNYGISEFELFRALELRNAAIVVVNHDGVQAFRQKFGDAAIRIFLYVTKDDIRLRLEREAVPSGIVEEYLGNYTEQVIYKKESEYLLQNLDSDTTLLKIKEFLQDKI; the protein is encoded by the coding sequence ATGTGGGACTGGCTGAAATCACCAAAGACATCAGCGATCAGACAAGAGCCGAATAACCAACCTATTGAGACGAACAAGATGAAATCCTCAAAGGATAAGGTCATCGTGATTACCGGAATGAGCGGCTCCGGACGCAAGAATACAGCCAAACAACTAAGCCTATTGCTCGGGATTCCCTACGTATACCCGTATACTACTCGCACCATCCGTCCGCAAGAACGAAACGGAGAGCATTACCACTTTATCTCTGACGGTGAATTCCAGGCCATGCTGGAACGAAAGGATTTTTTTCAGACGGTGCATTTGGAAAGAGGCAATTATGGAATCTCGGAGTTTGAGCTGTTCAGAGCCTTGGAGTTACGTAATGCTGCTATCGTCGTCGTAAATCATGATGGGGTTCAAGCGTTTCGCCAAAAATTCGGGGATGCTGCCATTCGAATCTTTCTGTATGTTACAAAGGATGATATCCGCCTTCGCTTAGAGCGGGAAGCCGTTCCGTCCGGTATTGTGGAAGAATATTTGGGGAATTATACGGAGCAAGTAATCTATAAGAAAGAATCGGAGTATCTGCTCCAAAACCTTGATTCGGATACCACCCTCTTGAAGATTAAAGAATTTTTGCAGGATAAGATATGA